CATGGACTTTCTACGTGTATTTGTaaatacgtttgggaccgcatctgttaacagcgacacctacctgCAGACCACAACAGAACGTCAGAATTGATCTGAGGAAAGTGACAGACGATCATCAAAACGACGAAGATCTTGATtaaaacacttggttgtgtaTAAAAATCTTTGTTATCCAAGACTGTAGCCATTTTAAAACTCGCGAAAACGAGGGCGTGAGCTTTAGGGCGTGTCTAACATGGCGTCTTCCTCCAGCAGCAATGATTTAATCTCATACAGAAAAGATTTTCTTTCAAACGAGAAAAATATCTAATTTTATTTACACATACCGGGTGTAGAGAATGTTGTTGTGGACTTAGTCAACTGTCATCAGCTATTTCATGTCAATTAATCGATAATAAACTAGATATGGACTTCCTATAGCGAAAGATAACTTTACCCATTGAAGGACGTTGACAACAATGAACACATCAGTCTTGATGaagtttttttactttttttatttgcctttttaaatgtttttagtTCCCGGTGTAACAACATAGGGTGTACTGACTGTGCCGTACATTGGTTGACACCGTACAAGGTGGGTCTACTGACCATCAGGTATGACCACTACCTCAGCTTGACCACTTGTCTTGGCCTATCTGTAGTTGTCTTTGGTCTGGGCTCTTTGGCCTCAATATCTTTGAATGAACACTAATCTGACTGTAATTTATTCTTGTATATCGTTCAGccttctagtgacgctgaagaagagtgatagatATCACTCAAAACGTCCTGAAGTAATTCTCcgttttcatccagttgtagagattgaattgtatttgagtaatgtttacctggatgtctaaccttcataaacgtatcgCCCAGTCTGGCAAGGCCGTTTTCTTTTCATCAAtagtatgacgtcatttggcaTGACGTTTTACATTGATTTTTGGACATATCAGTCCGCCGTCCCACCGTCCCAAGTCCCTTTTGAGTAAGTCTCGGGTAGACGTTGCGCTTTGACCAATTCCTCGTCAAATCCTTCGATAAGAAATACGTTGTTACCATGGGTACTATTTCTAGTTTTTATGTTCGTCCTTTTCTCGGTGGCTTCTCTTTCCTTACCTTTGCCAGGGAGTAGTGGACTAGGATGATTGGCCTCTGATTTAGCTGAATTAGACTTGCGTACAATGATGTCATGTGGACTCCAATGCTGTTCTATCTGTTCTTGATTTTTGTGAGGCTTAATGCCTTGACGAGGATGCCCATTGTTGAGGATGTCGCCTCCTGTTTTCGATAGTTTGATATGATTCGTGTTATCTGGGGAAGTGCTCTTTCTAGAACTATGCGTACGCTTGAAGGGTGGGAGGGCATCATGGTGGTCTCCAGGAATCGTCGTCATGTGTTCATGTGTAGGCAGATTGTCGCTAAGAGAACGCTGTCTCTGTCCACTGTTGTTCAAAACCTTACGGAATGGACCATGGACGTGAGCTACGATGTACGCCTTGGGAATCTTCCATTCTTTCTTCGCTCTTTTCCCCAGTCGCAGAATGCGGCCATTCAGTGCTCTCTTCTGAGGCCCCGAGTAGTTTCTACCCACGGACTGGTATCTCCCCTTAGCCCTTATGCTGTCATCGCCAGAGAGATATTTTCCGATTCTCCACTTCTTGCCTAGCCGGATGACGGGACGCAGGTACTTCTTTTTAAGCCCAAAGATGCCGCGTTTGGCTCTCTGATGCTGATGAACTTGGCCAGAAATCGTGCCGATCAGAGGAGGTTTTGAGTCCGAGCCTTTGTGAATCGCTTCGGGGGTGGTTAGTATTGGAAGCTTTGACTTACCATCTGGGGTCTGGAAAGCTTCTAAAGTACTGCCGTTATCCGGTGGTATTACTGATCGACGTTCTCTGTGCGTTGGAGCGTCGCAGCTTGAATTATGCACTAAGCCAAGGCAGTCTTGGGATGGTTCTCCCCGATGGTTAAGAAGAGGTAACCGTGAATGTTGGTTGTCCTGACCACGACCTAGAAGGATCAATCGACCCCTTATAGGTTTTTTGTCGATACTCCTACGATCAATTCTGATTACCTGTTCTGTTGGATGTGACCTCTTCACCTGTTTGATTTGACCTTCTGGTTTCCAACCTTTTTCATTTGGAACGTCATGGTGGCTGACTTTGTCGGAGATCTTTTCAAAATTGTTTCGTGTTCCAAACCGCTGCATGAAGATCAACTTGTTATTTTGAAGGTCTCGTTTTCTGGAAGAGTCGTCCTCAATCTCACCGCCTGTTCGTTTTCCAAATCGACTGGCAAAGTAGTCGACGTTTTTGCCGCCATTCCGTTTCCCGAAACGACTTGTGAAGTCGCCATCTTTATTCCAACTGTCGCCTCGCTTTCCAAACCGACTGGAAAACTTGTCGCCGACCCAACGGTCATTTCGTGTCCCGAAATGGTTTGTATCTTCCTCTTCATCCCAACTGTTGCCTCGTTTTCCGAACCGGCTTGCAAACAGATCATCAACCGCATGGGGGCCTCGTTTTTCGAAACGGCTTGTCAAGTCAGCTTCATCCCAACTGTTGTCTCGTTTTCCAAACCGACTTGCGAACAGTTCTGCTACAACATGGTTCCCGATTCGTTTCCCAAAGCGGCTTGTAAAGTCGTCTTGATCAAACCTGTAACTTCGTTTTCCGAACCTACTGGCAAACTGGCTGATGGCCCCTCGGTTTTCTCGTTTTCCGAAACGGCTGGTGAAGTTGTCCTCATTTCCATTAACCCTTCGTTTTCCAAAACGACTGGTAAACTTGTCGTTGTCCAGAGGGTTGCTTCGTTTGCCGAAACTGCCTCTGGCGTCGTCTTGGTTCCAACTGGCGTTTCGTTTTCCAAACCGGCTTGCAAACAAGTCGTCAACCCAGCGGTTGTTTCGTTTTCTGAAACGGCTCGGAAATAAAGCTCCTGGCTCCCGTCTTCCAAAGCGAGTCATGAAATTCCACGACCTGCGCTGCCAGTTCCAAAGTGTCCGGGGAAATTTTTCCGAAAGATCTCTTTTTCCCAAACGCATTACAAAACGCCTTTTTGAGAAAGGGTTCACGAAATTTGGCAACAGACTTTTCTTTCCAAAGCGACTGACAAATTGTGACCGCTTCTGGCTCAGTGGCTTTGTTACAACACTCTCAAGCTCAGAACGTTTGCTATCGGGGTAACTAAATGcaaaaatattccaaaaatccGTTTCTTTTTCAAGTTTCCAGACATTGTCATAGATTTGTCTATTGTCATCGCTAGTAACAAAGGACATTGGCCAAATGTCAAGCTCTCGTTTGCCTAGAAATACGAGTCTTATCCATCTCTCCTTGTATTGACCTCTGATTGGAGGAGCTTTGTCATGTTGTTTCTGCGTGCGAGCCCGCTTCCACTGATTATGGGTCAGGTTCCACGATTGGCTTTGCTTCTCGATGATGGGGAGTGAGACCGCATTTTCGTCCAATGGCTGACGTTGTTGGTCAGGATTGCTGGGCTGGATGCCATCTTCTCCAGGCGTAGAGATACCGTACCTTCTGTTACGAATCCTCTCATTGGTTGCAAGAGGGACGTTGACTACTTGCTCTTTGGCGCCGTTCATATCATCGCTCGATTCTGCCTTACCAGCCATTTCCGCCAGGTGGCTCCAATGACACGTTGGGCATATTTGGTACAACTTTGACTTCTCTGAatctttcaaatcttttggCCATTTACGGATACTGcaactgtgtaaaaaaaatggagatttgcTCATCAGAAAAACATGCATATGCGATATGACccgaaatacatgaaatgatgaataacaaacaaaacGTGTGTAAGCTACCACGAGAGGTCTCGTTACAAGAGTCATAATGTGTAGTGGTAGTTATGCAAATTCACTATGGATGAACCAATCATTGCGCAGGAAAGTTAATAGGATCATCTCCTTACCCCTCACTGTGACAGAGAGTTGGCCAGCTCACGACTCCTCTGTTCTGATCTTTCCTTCCTGTCGTAAAGACTTTGTTGGGCAAGCTTCTTAATGTGTTTCCTCCTTGGCGATTTGATGGCAAGGGAGGAGGCTCCTTAACATCGCGTCCTGGATATCCTGTCGTCTTCGTTTTGCGTCTTCCATCGTGCTGTAACTTCTTAAGACGTGGATCACCTGTGATCTCTCTTATTACACCTGTGTGAGGAACTGATGCCTTGACGGCGTCAGAAAGCTGACGTCTCAACCGTTTTTGGTACCTAGGAGCGTTAGCTCCTGTCATCTCGTCCGGTGCCCATGGTCTCACGGCGTTTCCTCTTCCATAACTTCTTCCGACTTCCATCTGATTGGTTACCGCTGGGGGACTTGTCTGCGTCATGGACTGATCTTCGTCCCCAAGCCACTTcctgtttgctgcattctttGTGACGTCACTTCCCATTAGGGTAGGACTGTGTGGTCCCTGATTGGCTGATCTTGTAACCTTGGTGATGAGCTGGTTGATTGATTGCCGGTTGTGTTGTCCATGAGGGAGGCGGTCGTGAGGATACGTTGATGCCAGGACAGTAGGATGGCCCACCACGGAGACCAAGAGGATCATCAACTGTGACAAGAAAAGCAGTTATGGTGTCATTCGTCAATTAGGAGAGTACCATTGGGTATAAACGCGAATCTACAAGACTTTTATGACCGCAGAT
Above is a genomic segment from Branchiostoma floridae strain S238N-H82 chromosome 16, Bfl_VNyyK, whole genome shotgun sequence containing:
- the LOC118403971 gene encoding uncharacterized protein LOC118403971; its protein translation is MILLVSVVGHPTVLASTYPHDRLPHGQHNRQSINQLITKVTRSANQGPHSPTLMGSDVTKNAANRKWLGDEDQSMTQTSPPAVTNQMEVGRSYGRGNAVRPWAPDEMTGANAPRYQKRLRRQLSDAVKASVPHTGVIREITGDPRLKKLQHDGRRKTKTTGYPGRDVKEPPPLPSNRQGGNTLRSLPNKVFTTGRKDQNRGVVSWPTLCHSEGCSIRKWPKDLKDSEKSKLYQICPTCHWSHLAEMAGKAESSDDMNGAKEQVVNVPLATNERIRNRRYGISTPGEDGIQPSNPDQQRQPLDENAVSLPIIEKQSQSWNLTHNQWKRARTQKQHDKAPPIRGQYKERWIRLVFLGKRELDIWPMSFVTSDDNRQIYDNVWKLEKETDFWNIFAFSYPDSKRSELESVVTKPLSQKRSQFVSRFGKKSLLPNFVNPFSKRRFVMRLGKRDLSEKFPRTLWNWQRRSWNFMTRFGRREPGALFPSRFRKRNNRWVDDLFASRFGKRNASWNQDDARGSFGKRSNPLDNDKFTSRFGKRRVNGNEDNFTSRFGKRENRGAISQFASRFGKRSYRFDQDDFTSRFGKRIGNHVVAELFASRFGKRDNSWDEADLTSRFEKRGPHAVDDLFASRFGKRGNSWDEEEDTNHFGTRNDRWVGDKFSSRFGKRGDSWNKDGDFTSRFGKRNGGKNVDYFASRFGKRTGGEIEDDSSRKRDLQNNKLIFMQRFGTRNNFEKISDKVSHHDVPNEKGWKPEGQIKQVKRSHPTEQVIRIDRRSIDKKPIRGRLILLGRGQDNQHSRLPLLNHRGEPSQDCLGLVHNSSCDAPTHRERRSVIPPDNGSTLEAFQTPDGKSKLPILTTPEAIHKGSDSKPPLIGTISGQVHQHQRAKRGIFGLKKKYLRPVIRLGKKWRIGKYLSGDDSIRAKGRYQSVGRNYSGPQKRALNGRILRLGKRAKKEWKIPKAYIVAHVHGPFRKVLNNSGQRQRSLSDNLPTHEHMTTIPGDHHDALPPFKRTHSSRKSTSPDNTNHIKLSKTGGDILNNGHPRQGIKPHKNQEQIEQHWSPHDIIVRKSNSAKSEANHPSPLLPGKGKEREATEKRTNIKTRNSTHGNNVFLIEGFDEELVKAQRLPETYSKGTWDGGTAD